The following proteins are encoded in a genomic region of Vibrio tasmaniensis:
- a CDS encoding ATPase, translating to MRVNKVALMSCMLFAISGCQSTPSEQTGANQTTNNNESTVEVRSFQSVQNVYSEWEAKLEDHAQLSLYAPENYHELLDAWNDTESIYADLLKDETRLTKSYSIFSTLTYAEAFDEKIALIRSNYDSILVLKEKADRVLADSIVQMDYLKFLGADTMFASSYKRLYSEYSELFEYVLVDELEDAQEAQVEFLNNASLLEVKVAHKKYIEPLKDELEFLEDEDFDDVVPLTFAKAASQIALAESQVKASPREKSIIEDAVHAAKFELNHVRSVAHEVKVLSSIKGDRFEQSVLNAENQLLSISRVVNNEDHRDVVLRLQSQKIVASVKTLKSSDMTASLKSEIETLTEQLTKLESENQRQAQKLVEATKHNQLLDDQITKGDAHIKSLEELVDSLKSLSGKVASESDSDVILPSIESSLEDTPLEQSSEEVVEPSV from the coding sequence GTGAGAGTGAACAAAGTAGCATTAATGAGCTGTATGCTATTTGCTATCTCAGGTTGTCAAAGTACACCCTCAGAGCAGACAGGCGCGAACCAAACCACAAATAACAATGAATCAACAGTAGAGGTCCGTTCATTTCAGTCTGTCCAAAACGTTTACTCCGAATGGGAGGCTAAGCTTGAAGACCATGCTCAATTGTCTCTCTATGCACCAGAGAATTACCATGAACTGTTAGATGCTTGGAACGATACTGAAAGTATTTATGCAGACTTACTGAAAGATGAAACACGGTTAACCAAGAGTTACTCGATTTTTTCGACACTAACTTATGCTGAAGCCTTTGATGAAAAAATCGCGTTGATTCGGTCAAATTATGACTCGATTTTAGTGTTAAAGGAGAAGGCTGACAGAGTATTGGCCGACTCAATAGTGCAAATGGATTACTTAAAGTTTCTTGGTGCAGACACTATGTTTGCATCGAGCTACAAGCGCTTGTATTCAGAATACAGCGAGCTGTTTGAGTATGTACTTGTCGATGAACTTGAAGACGCTCAAGAAGCACAGGTAGAATTTCTTAATAACGCGAGCTTGTTAGAAGTTAAGGTGGCACATAAGAAATACATCGAACCTTTAAAGGACGAGTTGGAGTTCTTGGAAGATGAAGATTTTGATGATGTTGTTCCATTGACGTTTGCTAAGGCAGCATCTCAAATTGCTTTGGCAGAAAGCCAAGTGAAAGCAAGTCCCCGTGAAAAGTCGATCATTGAAGACGCGGTTCACGCTGCTAAGTTCGAATTAAACCACGTGCGCAGTGTCGCTCATGAAGTTAAAGTGCTTTCGAGTATTAAAGGTGACAGATTCGAACAATCGGTTTTGAATGCTGAGAATCAGCTATTGAGCATTTCACGAGTGGTTAATAATGAAGATCACCGCGATGTTGTATTGCGTCTTCAGTCTCAGAAAATTGTAGCGAGCGTTAAAACGTTAAAAAGTTCAGATATGACAGCGTCATTAAAGTCAGAAATTGAGACTTTGACTGAGCAACTCACTAAATTAGAAAGTGAGAATCAGAGGCAAGCACAGAAATTGGTTGAAGCGACTAAGCACAACCAATTGTTAGATGATCAGATTACCAAGGGTGATGCTCATATAAAGAGCTTAGAAGAGTTAGTCGATAGTTTGAAAAGCTTGAGTGGTAAAGTTGCCAGCGAAAGTGACTCTGATGTGATTCTTCCTAGTATTGAATCCAGCCTAGAGGATACGCCTCTCGAACAATCATCAGAAGAAGTGGTTGAGCCTTCGGTTTAG
- a CDS encoding TIGR02647 family protein, translated as MKYNAEHIADLNLLLQFDVSSAATGIKVHQEAAQETQDAVKRLFEKNLCTQPDGGYLTDEGIEMAERADKLLRVLN; from the coding sequence ATGAAGTACAACGCTGAACATATTGCTGATTTAAACCTCCTTCTTCAATTTGATGTAAGTAGTGCAGCTACTGGAATTAAAGTTCATCAAGAGGCTGCTCAAGAAACTCAAGACGCTGTTAAGCGCCTATTCGAAAAGAACCTTTGCACTCAGCCAGACGGCGGTTATCTAACAGATGAAGGTATCGAAATGGCAGAACGCGCAGACAAACTACTTCGCGTACTGAACTAA
- a CDS encoding NAD(P)H-binding protein, with product MASIFIVGAGWVGAPLSDHFAKHGNQVVVTKTTQAGADAIGNKRIPCEVFSFDSSKPDETIGELYSLLLENNTEIVIGSFPPGFRKGAGQGYAEYWQQLTNACQKANVKKLIMVSSTTVYPTKPGVLNELDASLSLSTSGNELASSFSDNARVMLQAEQSVIDCGIDYIILRFSGLIGPNRHPSRFASKLKQVSTQAPANMLHLNDAIGAIDFAINQLHNEVVNVTTPNTVSKAEFYAAALKSANSSERLPPIVDTPDKLISSKKILDLGYSFKFESTLDALYD from the coding sequence ATGGCTTCTATATTTATTGTTGGTGCAGGCTGGGTTGGTGCGCCCTTATCGGATCATTTTGCCAAACATGGTAACCAAGTCGTCGTTACGAAGACTACCCAAGCCGGTGCAGACGCTATTGGCAACAAACGAATTCCATGCGAAGTGTTTAGTTTTGACTCATCAAAGCCAGATGAGACTATCGGTGAACTCTATTCGTTGTTACTCGAAAACAACACTGAGATAGTGATTGGTAGCTTCCCTCCAGGCTTTAGAAAAGGAGCAGGACAAGGGTACGCTGAATACTGGCAGCAACTCACCAATGCGTGTCAAAAGGCCAACGTTAAGAAGCTCATCATGGTCAGTTCAACAACCGTATACCCAACTAAACCTGGCGTGTTGAACGAACTGGATGCTTCACTCTCCCTTTCAACCTCAGGCAACGAGCTCGCATCTTCATTTTCCGATAATGCGCGAGTCATGTTGCAAGCGGAACAGTCCGTGATTGATTGTGGCATCGACTACATCATTCTTCGCTTTAGTGGATTGATTGGCCCGAACCGTCACCCATCGAGGTTTGCAAGTAAATTGAAGCAGGTTAGTACTCAAGCTCCTGCCAATATGCTTCACCTTAACGATGCGATTGGCGCGATTGATTTTGCTATCAATCAACTGCACAACGAAGTGGTCAACGTCACCACACCGAATACGGTGAGCAAAGCAGAGTTCTATGCAGCAGCACTGAAAAGTGCCAATAGCAGCGAGCGACTCCCCCCTATTGTCGACACGCCAGACAAACTGATCTCTTCGAAAAAGATTCTCGACTTAGGTTACTCGTTTAAATTCGAATCCACACTGGACGCGCTTTATGACTGA
- a CDS encoding YdcF family protein, whose translation MTELSTAKKNPNIKLHRSVDTLWNFMSMGHKITPSDCIFVLCSNDTRVAEYAAELYHQKIAPYIVFSGGVGRFTEGCFIEGSFERSEAETFASIARDCGVPDSDIIIEKHATNTGENVRFTHELLTELGLSPKRLTLVQKPFMEKRTYATFSKQWPDDTSEITVTSQWQNWDDYFNEELPLDMVLGALIADFERIKSYPAKGFQIEMPVPDDVDRAYHVLKNLGFE comes from the coding sequence ATGACTGAGCTATCTACAGCTAAGAAAAATCCCAATATAAAACTGCATCGCTCAGTCGACACCCTTTGGAACTTTATGTCTATGGGTCACAAGATTACGCCTTCAGACTGTATTTTTGTGCTGTGCAGTAACGACACTCGCGTTGCTGAATACGCAGCCGAGCTCTATCATCAAAAGATAGCGCCTTACATCGTTTTTTCTGGTGGTGTGGGACGCTTTACAGAAGGGTGCTTTATAGAAGGGAGCTTTGAGCGTTCAGAAGCAGAAACGTTCGCTTCTATCGCTAGAGACTGTGGTGTGCCAGACTCAGACATTATCATTGAGAAGCATGCAACAAACACTGGAGAAAATGTACGATTTACCCACGAGTTACTGACTGAGCTAGGGTTGTCACCAAAAAGGCTTACCCTAGTTCAGAAGCCCTTCATGGAGAAACGCACTTACGCCACGTTCAGTAAACAATGGCCTGACGATACTTCCGAGATAACAGTGACATCGCAATGGCAGAATTGGGATGATTACTTTAATGAAGAGTTACCATTAGACATGGTGCTAGGCGCTCTAATTGCTGATTTTGAACGAATCAAATCGTACCCAGCCAAAGGCTTTCAGATTGAAATGCCCGTCCCTGACGACGTTGACCGCGCCTATCACGTATTGAAGAATCTCGGTTTCGAATAA
- a CDS encoding thymidine kinase: MAQMYFYYSAMNAGKSTTLLQSSFNYQERGMTPVIFTAALDDRYGIGKVSSRIGLQSEAQLFKNDTDMFDAIQKLNEEEKRHCVLIDECQFLSKEQVYQLTEVVDKLHIPVLCYGLRTDFLGELFEGSRYLLSWADKLVELKTICHCGRKANMVIRTDEHGVAIAEGDQVAIGGNDQYVSACRLHYKEALGK; encoded by the coding sequence GTGGCTCAGATGTATTTTTATTACTCGGCAATGAACGCGGGTAAATCGACAACGCTTCTTCAATCTTCATTCAATTACCAAGAGCGTGGTATGACGCCAGTGATCTTTACGGCTGCATTAGATGATCGCTATGGCATCGGTAAAGTGAGCTCACGAATTGGTCTGCAATCTGAAGCTCAACTTTTTAAGAACGACACGGATATGTTTGACGCGATCCAAAAGCTTAATGAAGAAGAAAAGCGTCATTGTGTCTTGATCGATGAGTGTCAGTTTTTGTCGAAAGAGCAGGTTTACCAACTAACAGAAGTGGTCGATAAACTGCATATTCCTGTACTTTGCTACGGTTTGCGTACCGATTTCTTGGGTGAACTGTTTGAAGGTAGCCGCTACTTGTTGTCTTGGGCTGACAAATTAGTAGAACTTAAAACAATTTGTCACTGTGGCCGTAAGGCTAATATGGTAATTCGTACCGACGAGCACGGTGTGGCGATTGCTGAAGGTGACCAAGTGGCTATTGGTGGCAATGATCAATATGTTTCTGCTTGCCGTTTGCATTATAAAGAAGCGTTAGGTAAATAA
- the cysS gene encoding cysteine--tRNA ligase, which yields MLKIYNTLTRQKEEFKPITAGKVGMYVCGVTIYDLCHIGHGRTFVSFDVVTRYLRYLGYDLNFVRNITDIDDKIIKRANENGESCDSLTERLIGEMHADFDALNMKRPDVEPRATEFITEIIELVEKLIQRGFAYVASNGDVMFEVKKFDEYGKLSKQDLDQLQAGARVDIDSAKRSPLDFVLWKMSKPGEPTWESPWGPGRPGWHIECSAMNSSILGNHFDIHGGGSDLQFPHHENEIAQSCCAHGTQYVNTWMHSGMVMVDREKMSKSLGNFFTIRDVLQHYDAETVRYFLMSGHYRSQLNYSEDNLNQARASLERLYTSLRGLDVTAAPAGGEEYVTRFSTAMNDDFNTPEAYSVLFEMAREINRIKTESIEKASALGALMRELADIIGILHQDPEAFLQGDAASNDDEVAEIEALIKLRNDSRASKDWANADLARDKLNELGIVLEDGPEGTTWRRK from the coding sequence ATGCTGAAGATATATAACACGCTCACAAGACAGAAAGAGGAATTCAAACCAATTACAGCTGGCAAAGTCGGTATGTATGTCTGTGGGGTAACCATATACGATCTCTGTCATATTGGTCATGGCCGTACGTTCGTTTCTTTCGACGTAGTAACTCGTTACCTTCGTTACCTTGGTTATGATTTGAACTTCGTTCGTAACATTACTGATATCGATGACAAGATCATCAAACGCGCTAATGAAAACGGCGAGTCTTGTGACTCTCTGACTGAACGCCTGATCGGTGAAATGCACGCGGACTTCGATGCATTGAACATGAAACGCCCTGATGTTGAGCCTCGTGCGACTGAATTCATCACAGAGATCATTGAGTTAGTAGAAAAGCTAATTCAACGTGGTTTTGCCTACGTTGCAAGCAACGGCGACGTGATGTTCGAAGTTAAGAAGTTCGACGAGTACGGTAAGCTTTCCAAGCAAGACCTTGACCAGCTTCAAGCTGGTGCTCGTGTTGACATCGATTCAGCAAAACGTAGCCCGTTAGATTTCGTTCTTTGGAAGATGTCTAAGCCCGGTGAACCTACGTGGGAATCACCATGGGGTCCAGGTCGTCCGGGTTGGCACATCGAATGTTCAGCAATGAACTCGTCTATTCTTGGTAATCACTTCGATATCCACGGTGGTGGTTCAGATCTACAATTCCCGCACCATGAGAACGAAATCGCACAATCTTGCTGTGCACATGGCACCCAGTATGTGAATACTTGGATGCACAGTGGCATGGTGATGGTAGACAGAGAAAAAATGTCTAAGTCACTGGGTAACTTTTTCACTATCCGTGATGTTCTTCAGCATTACGATGCAGAAACAGTACGTTATTTCCTAATGTCTGGTCACTACCGTAGCCAACTGAACTACAGCGAAGATAACTTAAATCAAGCTCGCGCATCACTAGAGCGTCTCTATACATCACTTCGTGGCCTAGATGTTACTGCTGCGCCTGCTGGTGGTGAAGAGTACGTGACTCGTTTCTCTACAGCGATGAACGATGATTTCAACACACCTGAAGCTTATTCAGTGCTGTTTGAAATGGCTCGTGAAATCAACCGTATCAAGACTGAAAGCATCGAGAAAGCAAGTGCACTAGGTGCATTGATGCGTGAACTGGCAGACATCATCGGTATTCTTCATCAAGACCCAGAAGCTTTCTTGCAAGGCGATGCGGCAAGTAACGATGACGAAGTCGCTGAAATCGAAGCGTTGATAAAACTGCGCAACGACTCTCGTGCTTCGAAAGATTGGGCAAATGCCGATCTTGCACGTGATAAGCTGAACGAGTTAGGTATTGTTCTGGAAGATGGCCCAGAAGGTACGACTTGGCGTCGTAAGTAA
- a CDS encoding peptidylprolyl isomerase — protein MIILHTNFGDIKVQLNEEKAPETSANFLQYCRDGFYDNTLFHRVIDGFMVQGGGMTSGLKEKTTRATIKNEANNGLANKVGTLAMARTMEPHSASSQFFINVNDNSFLNFRSESLDGWGYCVFAEVVEGMDIVNKIKGVSTGSMGMHQDVPLEEVIITGTTIEA, from the coding sequence ATGATCATCCTTCACACAAATTTTGGTGACATCAAAGTTCAACTTAACGAAGAAAAAGCACCAGAAACAAGCGCAAACTTCCTACAGTATTGCCGTGACGGTTTTTACGACAACACACTATTTCACCGTGTTATCGATGGTTTCATGGTTCAAGGCGGCGGCATGACTTCTGGCCTTAAAGAAAAAACAACTCGTGCGACTATCAAGAACGAAGCAAACAACGGCCTAGCGAACAAAGTGGGTACGCTAGCAATGGCTCGTACTATGGAACCGCACTCAGCGAGCTCTCAGTTCTTCATCAACGTTAACGACAACTCTTTCCTAAACTTCCGCAGCGAAAGCCTAGACGGTTGGGGCTACTGTGTATTCGCAGAAGTTGTTGAAGGCATGGACATCGTAAACAAGATCAAAGGTGTTAGCACAGGCTCTATGGGTATGCACCAAGATGTACCGCTAGAAGAAGTGATCATCACTGGCACTACAATCGAAGCTTAA